In Leptotrichia sp. oral taxon 221, the DNA window ATCGTACCTACAGGAACTTTTATCACTAAATCTTCTCCTGATTTCCCAGTACAACGAGCCGCACTCCCTTTCGTACCATCACCAGCTTTAAATTTTTTGCTACTCTTAAAATCCACCAATGTATTAATATTTGGATCTGCAATGAAAACTATGTCTCCACCTTTTCCTCCGTCTCCACCATCAGGTCCTCCAAATTGTACGAATTTTTCTCTTCTAAATGTAGCAGCTCCATCTCCACCTTTTCCAGATATCACCGTAATTACACTTTCATCTATAAACATTTATTTATCACCTTTTTCTATTTTATTATACTCCACGAATTATAACATAATTTCTATGATTTTGTAAGATTTATTTTAAAAGGGAGCCTAAAACTCCCTTTGTTACACAATGCTTTTTTTGCTAGTAATTTCAAGCCAATTTGATTCTAACATCATGCTTGACTTTTAAATAAATCCAATGCTGAAATCTGTGTTTTAACAAGTTCTTGATATCGTTCTGGACTAAACTGTTCTTTTCTTTGATAGAGTATTTTTCCTGATTTATCTACTCGAGCAGAATAAGCTCCTTCCCAGTCTTTTTCAAATATTGGAAATAAACTCCAGTTTGTTTTTCTGACAATTCTTTCTCGTTTCATTAATGTTAGCAAGTTTGGCTCATTGTTTTTTAAAATTTTTCTGCTTTCAGGTTTTGAAGGAACTACTTCTAAATTTTTGTCATCAATAGATGTATTATTTTCTGGCTTTTTAGGTTCAGCTACTTCTTTTACAGTAGAATTCGAAAAAATCCGAAAACCTGATAACAAAAATGTGAATAAAACTGTGTCTGAAAATTTAAATTTGAAAAAATTTCTAAAAAACTTTTTAACACTTTCCGTTAACTCTCTTAATTTACTCGTCACAGCAGCTCACCTCTTTCATTTTTTATCATTTTATTTTCTTCTAACCCTTGGTTTAGTTGATGTTTGAGCTTTTTTCTCTTTTCTATAAATCCAAGGTTCTACATAACCTCTTTTTGAAAATAATCCTAGCTTATTTTTCTTCGCATTAGCTTGTAATTGCTCCATCTCAGTATCTTTTTTGTCATATTCGTAATACCACCACGCATTTCCAGTTCGAACCATCTCTTGATTGACATTTTTCCCATTTACATAAACAACTGCTACTGAACGACCATATCTATCTCGATTTTTCACTTCAATTTCAACCAAATTATTTCCAATAATTTTTGCTAAAGCTGCTCGGCTTTCTGGACCGTAATCTTGTGTTTTTTCTGGAGCGTCAATTCCATACATTCTTATTTTCACAACCTCATCAACAAGTTTCCCATTCTCAACTTTCTGTACATTAATTGTATCTCCATCACTCACTTTTAAAACTTGATATTTTCCATTTGACGCTATTGAATTATTTTTTCCAATATTCTTTCCAATTTCTGTTTTTGTCCCAGCATTTGCCTTGTTAGAATTTTTATTAAAATTCATCATAAATGCCATTAAAATAACAATTAGCACAAATACTGTTCCCAACATCACTAATTGATTCTTACCTTCATCCACTTTCCGTGACACTCTCTCACCCCCTTTTTTAGCACAATTTCCAATTATCTAATCCTTATTTTAAAGCATTATCAAAATCAGCAATTAAATCATCAATATTTTCAAATCCAACTGCAATTCTAATTAATGAATTTGTAAATCCACGTGCTTCTTTTTCTTCGTCAGGCATTTCCGCATGAGTAATTGTGCTTGGGTGAGTTACCAATGTTTCTGCTCCTCCAAGACTTGCCGCAAAAATCGCTACATTCAAACTTTCAAAGAATTTTTTTACTTTTGTATCATCTTTTAATTTGAAAGAAAATACTGAACCTCCACCACTTGCTTGGCTTTCATGAATTGCTTTTCCTTTATTTGAATCCAATGTTGGATAATAAACTTTATCAACTGCATCGTGATTTTGGAA includes these proteins:
- a CDS encoding thermonuclease family protein produces the protein MLGTVFVLIVILMAFMMNFNKNSNKANAGTKTEIGKNIGKNNSIASNGKYQVLKVSDGDTINVQKVENGKLVDEVVKIRMYGIDAPEKTQDYGPESRAALAKIIGNNLVEIEVKNRDRYGRSVAVVYVNGKNVNQEMVRTGNAWWYYEYDKKDTEMEQLQANAKKNKLGLFSKRGYVEPWIYRKEKKAQTSTKPRVRRK